ACCGTGCCGGAGACCAGGAGGGTCGTTGCGATGTCGACCACACGCATGTCCACGTCGGAATCGCCCCGCGCGCCTGAGCCGCGTGGCGAGGACCGCCGGCTCGAGACCCAGCTGGCCGCCTGGACCTCCGAGGGGCTGATCTCCGCCGACCAGGCACGCCGGCTCCGGGAGGCCGAACGCGACGCCCGTGCCACGCGTGAGAGGGCACGGTCGTCGCTGGTGCCCGAGGCCCTGGGCTACCTCGGTGGCGTCGTGGTCGTGGTGGGCGCCGCGTTGCTCGCAGACCGGTTCTGGAGCGACCTGGACACCACCTGGCGGCTGGTCGTCCTCGGCCTGGCCGCGGTGGGACTGGTCACCGCCGGCACCTTCGTGCCCCGGGCCGCCGGCCCCGCCGGGGTTCGCCTGCGAGCGGTGCTCTGGGCCGCCTCGGTCGCCCTCGCGGCGGGTTTCCTGGCCGTGCTCACCGGCCAGGCGATGGACCTCGCGGAGCGGCCGGCCGCCGTGACCACCGGCGCAGGAGCGGTCGTCGTCGCCGTCGCACTGTGGCGCGCCCGTCCCACGATCCTCCAGCAGGCCGCGACCCTGGTCGCGGTGTCCGCGACGGCGGCGTCGGCGGTGGTCCTGGCCGACGAGCACAGCAGGGTCACAGGTCTCGGTCCGTGGGCGGTCGGCCTCGTGTGGCTGCTGCTGGCCCGGGGCGGGGTGCTCCGCCCGGCACGCACCGCGTTCTGGCTGGGCGCGGTGGCCTCGGTCGTCGGCGGGATCTTCGCGGCGGAGACCGACGCCGGCACGGTGCTGGCCCTGACCACCGCCGGTGGGCTGGTGCTGCTCGCCCTGCGCCTGCGCGACGTGCTGTTGCTCGGGGTGGGTGCCGCCGGCGTGCTGCTGGTGCTGCCGATGGCGGTCCGGGACTGGTTCGGCGGCTCGCTCGCCGCTGCGCTCGTGCTCATCGTCTCCGGCAGCGGACTCATCGGTGCGGGTGTGTGGATCGCCCGGACGGGTCGGGACGAGGGATCCCGGCACCGCAGGTACGACGACGGAGACCCGCGCCTCGCCGTGCTCACATCCCTCGTGGTGGTCGTGGCCGTGGCCCTGGTCGTCGGAGCGACCCGGTGAGCGCGCCGGTGGCCGACCGGGCCCCCGCCCGTGCCGATCACGGTGCGCCCGCCGGTCCGGCCAGCCCGATCCTGACGTTCCTCGGCGCAGCGGGGACGGTCACGGGCAGCTGCTTCCTGCTCGAGCACGATCGCAGCCGGGTCCTCGTCGATGCCGGGCTCTACCAGGGCCCTTCCGAGATGCGGCGCAGGAACTGGGAACCGCTACCGGTCGATCCGGCGAGCGTGGACGCCGTCCTGCTCACCCACGCCCACCTCGACCACTGCGGGCAGCTCCCACGGCTGGTCAAGGACGGCTTCTCCGGGCCGATCCACTGCAGCAAGGAGACGGCGGCGCTGGCCGCGATCGTGCTGAGGGACAGTGCCCACCTGCTCGAGGAGGAGGCGCGCTACGCGAACGAGGCCGGCTGGTCTCGGCACCGGCCCGCGCTGCCGTTGTACACCGCGGACGACGTCGAGCGAACGCTGCGTCGGTTCGCACCGCTGCCGTACGACGAGCACGTGGCGCTCACCGGATCCGTGGGTGTCCGGCTCCACCCGGCAGGGCACATCCTCGGCTCGGCGACGATCGAGGTCGACATCGCGGGCGACGTCGTCGTCTTCAGCGGCGATCTCGGCCGCGCCGGGCACCCGCTGCTGGAGCCACCGCCTCCGCCCGCCGCGGCGACCGCACTGGTGCTCGAGTCCACCTACGGCGACCGCGTGCACCCCGAGGCGGAGCCCGGCGTCCTCGCCGGTGCCGTCCGGCGCACCGTCGCCCGCGGCGGCACCGTGCTCATCCCGGCGTTCGCCGTCGACCGGACCGAGCTCGTGCTGCTCGAGCTCGAGCGGCTCGAGCGGGCCGGGGCGATACCGCGGGTGCCGGTCCACGTCGACAGCCCGATGGCGCTCGAGGCGCTGGGGGTCTACCTCCGGGCCCTGCACGAGGGTTCCTCGCAGCTGAGGGCCGACCGGGCGGAGGCGCTGGAGAGGTTGCGAGCGCTCGACCTCCACGCCGTGCGCGATGCTGCCGAGTCCCGTCGTCTCAACGACCCCGAGCAGCCGTGCATCATCGTCTCGGCCTCCGGGATGGCGACCGGCGGCCGCGTCGTCCACCACCTGGCCCACCAGCTCCCGGATCCGCGCAACTGCGTGGTCCTCACCGGCTACCAGGCGCCCGGTACCCGGGGGCGTCAGCTCCAGGACGGCGCCCGGCACCTGAAGATCCACGGTCACTACGTCCCAGTGCGGGCCGAGGTCGTCGACGTCCCCGACTTCTCGGTGCACGCCGACGCCGACGACCTCGTGGCCTGGGTGGCCTCGGCCGCCGCGCCCCCGACGACGGTGTACGTCGTCCACGGCGAGCCGGCCTCGTCCGCGGCGCTCGCGGAGCGGATCGAGGACGAGCTGGGCATCTGCGCGGTGGTCCCCATGCTCGGCGAGCGGGTGCGCGTGGACTGAGAGGGAACACCGGCGAACAGCCCTTGGCCCCCGCAGCTGCTCACGCTGAGTTCAGGACGCGATCACGAGATGGGGCGCTGGACGTCGTGTCGCGCTCTCGGCGAGCCGGTGCCGGACGAGCTCCTCGCACAGAGCCATCCGCTGCCCGTCGTCCCGGTGGTACGCCTGCAGCAGCTGCTCGGCACGTAGGACCGCGGCCAGCACCTGGCCGGCCGGGACCGCACCCGCGTACTCGAGGATCAAGCGGTCAGCGAGGTGTTGGCGGGCCTCGCGGCGCGCTCGCGGGTCCGACATGGGCAGCCTCCTTGCACTCAGCGACCACCTTGCATCCCCGCTCGCAAGCGGAGCAGGGTCCAAGGTCCCGAGATCGGCGGGTACCCGGCGGGGTGCGTGTCATGCCCCGCGCTGGTTCTCGGGGCAGATGTGGCTGGACTCGGCCGCTGATCACGGGCAGCCGGTGGGCACCACGGTCACCGCCGACGGCCGGTGTCGAGCTCGGCCCATTCGTTCTCCCAGTCGCGGAAGCGGTTCCGGTCGAGCAGCCATCGCAACGCGCGAAGCAGCACCAGGCTCAGGGCGACGACGCCGAGGAGCAGCCCCGATGCGGCGAGCGCAGCCAGCGCGAGCACGTTCCGCCCGGAGAGGGGCGGAGCGGTGAGGGCGCCGTTTCGCGTGCTCCAGACGGTCATCCGGTCGCCACGTCTGGTGCCGGCCGGTGCGAGGGTGATCGCTTCATGCCGCTCGCCCGCCCTGTCGGTCCACGCGACACGCGCGGTGGTCACGACGACGGACCGGGCGGCGCTCAGGGAAGGGTCGTCCACGACCGTTGCCGTGTGATGCTCCCTGCCCGCGAAGTCACGAGCAGCCCTGGTGGACAGGTGGTCCTGCGCCAGCACGCCGGCCACCATCGCGAAGGGGACGGTGACAGCGCAGAGGACCAGGGCCGCCAAGCGCGCACGGGCCTCGACGTGGTCGCT
This genomic interval from Nocardioides kongjuensis contains the following:
- a CDS encoding DUF2157 domain-containing protein, with translation MSTTRMSTSESPRAPEPRGEDRRLETQLAAWTSEGLISADQARRLREAERDARATRERARSSLVPEALGYLGGVVVVVGAALLADRFWSDLDTTWRLVVLGLAAVGLVTAGTFVPRAAGPAGVRLRAVLWAASVALAAGFLAVLTGQAMDLAERPAAVTTGAGAVVVAVALWRARPTILQQAATLVAVSATAASAVVLADEHSRVTGLGPWAVGLVWLLLARGGVLRPARTAFWLGAVASVVGGIFAAETDAGTVLALTTAGGLVLLALRLRDVLLLGVGAAGVLLVLPMAVRDWFGGSLAAALVLIVSGSGLIGAGVWIARTGRDEGSRHRRYDDGDPRLAVLTSLVVVVAVALVVGATR
- a CDS encoding MBL fold metallo-hydrolase, with protein sequence MSAPVADRAPARADHGAPAGPASPILTFLGAAGTVTGSCFLLEHDRSRVLVDAGLYQGPSEMRRRNWEPLPVDPASVDAVLLTHAHLDHCGQLPRLVKDGFSGPIHCSKETAALAAIVLRDSAHLLEEEARYANEAGWSRHRPALPLYTADDVERTLRRFAPLPYDEHVALTGSVGVRLHPAGHILGSATIEVDIAGDVVVFSGDLGRAGHPLLEPPPPPAAATALVLESTYGDRVHPEAEPGVLAGAVRRTVARGGTVLIPAFAVDRTELVLLELERLERAGAIPRVPVHVDSPMALEALGVYLRALHEGSSQLRADRAEALERLRALDLHAVRDAAESRRLNDPEQPCIIVSASGMATGGRVVHHLAHQLPDPRNCVVLTGYQAPGTRGRQLQDGARHLKIHGHYVPVRAEVVDVPDFSVHADADDLVAWVASAAAPPTTVYVVHGEPASSAALAERIEDELGICAVVPMLGERVRVD
- a CDS encoding Rv1733c family protein, producing the protein MHDFTRVGRPSSGNLVRRIGLDRNPLCRRSDHVEARARLAALVLCAVTVPFAMVAGVLAQDHLSTRAARDFAGREHHTATVVDDPSLSAARSVVVTTARVAWTDRAGERHEAITLAPAGTRRGDRMTVWSTRNGALTAPPLSGRNVLALAALAASGLLLGVVALSLVLLRALRWLLDRNRFRDWENEWAELDTGRRR